TGATTAATGCTTTATAAAGCGTATCAACAAGACTTTTTGTAAGGCACTCCTTGCCGCGATACTGCCCCACTACGTTGCGGTCGTATACATCGATAATACTTGCCGTATAGAAGTAACGCTGTAGGCCAGCAATATAGCCGTATTTAACGTCCATCTGCCACAACTGGTTCGGACCGGTTACTTCCATATTGTTAGCTAGACGGCGTGGATAGGCCGCTTTCTGCTCTTTAGGTTTGCCTAGAATATCGAGTTCTTTACAAAGTCGGTATACCTTTTTCTTGTTGATCTTAATAGCGTGCCGTCTACGTAACACAAGAGTGATTTTTCGATATCCGTAAGCAGATTCTTCACCTTCAAGAAGTTTTAAGATTATCTGTTTAATTCGTCCATCACTTACTTTTTTGCCGTTAAACGTGACGGAATAACCTGGCTTTGGGCGCCCAGATTTATTTGATTGTTTTGAATTGGTAGTGGTCTTACGTTGATAATAGTAAGTAGACCGAGGCACATTACACAGCTTCAGGATCTTGCTTACCGGATAACCTTTTAGGATCCATTGCCGGGCCACTTCCATTGGATGTGTGGATGAGTTTTTTTTACAAGGTCTCGGAGGATGGCTATCTCCAGTTCTTTTTCCCCAATTAACTTGGTGGCTTGTTCATACTTTTCTTTCCAATCACCTGTAGTTTGAGGTTGAACTTCAAGTCTGTCCATGTTCTTCTTTCTACTCATCGTCATCTCCACCTCATCTCGATATTGTTTAACCCATTTATATAATGAGTAAGGGGAGAGGCCATGTTTTCGTGCTGTTAGTGCTACATTCCCCCGTTCAAGTGCTTCTTCGACGACCTGTATCCGCAGCTCGTCGAACTTACTATGTTGTACTCTCATAGTGACTGCCTCCAGATAAATTAATTGTATATTATTTATTCTGAAAGTGTCCAAGTTGATTAGGGGGCTTTATAGATATTGTTGTAGATTATACAACAACCCCTTCTGGAAAGAGGTAAATAAACGATTTCCGATTCCTATTGTTGTACTGCATGCAACAATCCTCCCTTCGCCTCTACATCTTGGAATATGGTTGCACTTTATACAATATTCACTGAATTTTACTGGATTATATGAGTAGTCACATTGCTACAAATATTTAAAGTCATAAATTTTGTTATCCCCCCAAAAAAAGAACGATAAAACGCTGATAGATCAACATTTTATCGTTCTTTATAAGGAATCAAACCTAGTGCACTACAGGATGATTTTTTAAATCCAAAGGCTCAGCAAAGGAAACATCCTTCAGTATTTCATGATTTCTTTCCTGCTGATCTGCACGTGCTTGAGACCAGGAAGCATCGATCTCCTTGATTGTATTGTTTTGACCGTCACGCAGGGTTACCTTTAATGTGCGGTCAGTCTGCGTTATCACTAGCTCCGAACCAGGGATAACTTCCATCTCAACGATTTCAAAAGGAGAAATATCAATAGTCGCTGTAAACGACGCGTCCTTGAACTGATAACGATATTCCTTGGTAGAATCGGCATGATAACTTGCTGTAATGAGGCCATTGCCTACTTTTATCATATAATCAAGATCCTTAATCTCTTCTGGAATCCGCGGAGCAAAAGTCAGTGTATTGTTAATCAGATCCGGACGAACGCCCAAGAAGTATTGGTACCATACCCGCAACTGCTCAGCATTTGACCATGCTTGAAGGTACGCACCTGTCAGCTTCGCCCAGTTCTCACCTTCTTGAGGATAGGCATCCATGTTTTCACAAAGTCCACCAACAACCCCTTTATTCAGCGCCATCCAGTTCATGTTCTTAAAGAGTTGATAGGCTGTTTCTTGTGCTCCTACCTCAATCATACGCTGCATCGCGATTCCGTTCAGCCAAATCCATACAGCACCGTTATGATAAGCCGCATCTTTATGATAATGATGAGTTAAATGGAACGGATGAAACAACGGATGATTCCGGTCCAGAGATGCTACTCCCCAAGGATATACAAGCTCTTCCCAAGCTGTACGTATGGCCTGGCAAGCAAATTCCTGATCATCAAACATGTCAAAAGCAAAAAGCTGATTAGGCCGCAATGAGAATTCCGGCTTCCCTTCTTTATCCAGTCTGTCAGCCAGATAAGAATGCTGTGAATCCCGGTAATCCTTCTCAAAATTCATCTTCAATTGTTCTGCAATGCGCTTCCATTGCTCTGCATTTACTTGATCATTCATATATTCAGCAAAGTAAACACCGGCAAGCAGTTGATTGTACCATAACGCCTGAATATCATTGGCGCGTGTATCCCGAGGAGAATAGGACTTTAATTCGCTATCCCTGGCATCCATCCAGGTTTCATTGTCAGCGTGCATCAGGTACCCCTTCTCGTCCATCCAGTGATCAATGGATCCTTGGATACTATTAATGACCGCAGGATACAGCTCTTTTATGATTTCAGTATCACCGGAATATTTAACATAATCCTGCAGCTGGATAATAAAGCGCGGTGTCCCGTCTGTTGTATGGTAATCGATATTTTCAGGAGCAAGAATATTAGGTATTCTGCCAAAAAATTTAGAATCCTTATCCGTATTCTGAAATTTAGCAAAGGAAAGCAAAATATTTCTCGCCGTTTCAAATTGCCCGCTAACTAAAACAGCCCCCGGCATCGAGATGAATTGATCCCGTCCCCAATATTCATTAAACCAAGGGAGTCCGGCATAGATACCGTCTCCTTGCTGTCTAGTTACTAGCTGATCCATCGTAATGTTCATCCAACGATGAGCCAGTTCCAGAGTTTCATCCGTGCTCCGCATATACGTATTCTGGAGAAGTAGATTTTCCATGCGCCGGACTCGTTCAACCTTAAGCGGATCGACCTGCTTCATTG
Above is a window of Paenibacillus uliginis N3/975 DNA encoding:
- a CDS encoding transposase; translated protein: MRVQHSKFDELRIQVVEEALERGNVALTARKHGLSPYSLYKWVKQYRDEVEMTMSRKKNMDRLEVQPQTTGDWKEKYEQATKLIGEKELEIAILRDLVKKTHPHIQWKWPGNGS
- a CDS encoding IS3 family transposase; the encoded protein is MARQWILKGYPVSKILKLCNVPRSTYYYQRKTTTNSKQSNKSGRPKPGYSVTFNGKKVSDGRIKQIILKLLEGEESAYGYRKITLVLRRRHAIKINKKKVYRLCKELDILGKPKEQKAAYPRRLANNMEVTGPNQLWQMDVKYGYIAGLQRYFYTASIIDVYDRNVVGQYRGKECLTKSLVDTLYKALIKRNIFSQEKELVIRTDNGPQFKSHKFGKFFETHKEFIIHERTPNRSPNKNAFIESFHSILERECFKRHIFTDFQEAFMVLDRFMDFYNNRRIHMSLYGYSPVEFAEKLKKNEVNAFKIAV
- a CDS encoding amylo-alpha-1,6-glucosidase, which produces MMNVKEKSILNEMKTFVARDDNRSISFTNKEAAFYFTQSHLTNHPEHAYFAGLNIAKNRIFQGYHLYDGSNKLDNQNSKVCVYPYKMMREHGQLTEELWMLDYKNVLEVSLTGVQQQIGIELLGENVKVVGQEGHIVIFSSLTEGWVIAVGSKQLQPITMKGQIIYADAKDEGFYIAAGKTAAEAVALLQDTMKQVDPLKVERVRRMENLLLQNTYMRSTDETLELAHRWMNITMDQLVTRQQGDGIYAGLPWFNEYWGRDQFISMPGAVLVSGQFETARNILLSFAKFQNTDKDSKFFGRIPNILAPENIDYHTTDGTPRFIIQLQDYVKYSGDTEIIKELYPAVINSIQGSIDHWMDEKGYLMHADNETWMDARDSELKSYSPRDTRANDIQALWYNQLLAGVYFAEYMNDQVNAEQWKRIAEQLKMNFEKDYRDSQHSYLADRLDKEGKPEFSLRPNQLFAFDMFDDQEFACQAIRTAWEELVYPWGVASLDRNHPLFHPFHLTHHYHKDAAYHNGAVWIWLNGIAMQRMIEVGAQETAYQLFKNMNWMALNKGVVGGLCENMDAYPQEGENWAKLTGAYLQAWSNAEQLRVWYQYFLGVRPDLINNTLTFAPRIPEEIKDLDYMIKVGNGLITASYHADSTKEYRYQFKDASFTATIDISPFEIVEMEVIPGSELVITQTDRTLKVTLRDGQNNTIKEIDASWSQARADQQERNHEILKDVSFAEPLDLKNHPVVH